The Epilithonimonas zeae genome contains a region encoding:
- a CDS encoding YARHG domain-containing protein: MTRFLLQIILTLVSCLAFANDGAFFAKGNQLIPINETDITVKKEILTLKKVRNQFIEVTVYYEFFNPKEEKKITVGFEAFSPEGDVDGAPKNGQHPYMRDFKVELNNSVLKYNVSYVSDSLYNKNGKIKSLDLTKFNGNKSGNYVDFFYVYHFEANFKKGLNIIKHTYNYDVSGSIDYNYEFEYVLTAANRWANKQIDDFTLIIDTGEFETFSINKTFFKNSNEWLINGIGKTEDIKGNKNSFIENDALKFHLQKGNIIFQKKNFKITGDLFLYAQNYWGNQNLEYIPFSYYQEDKIAEPKNDLERKILKNLPFARRGYVFQNQDLNQFYKTMEWYIPNPDYKPETETLTEREKKWVKRWK; this comes from the coding sequence ATGACCAGATTTTTACTTCAAATAATATTGACATTAGTAAGTTGTTTAGCCTTTGCAAATGATGGCGCATTTTTCGCGAAAGGCAATCAATTGATTCCAATTAACGAAACCGATATTACAGTCAAAAAGGAAATCCTGACTCTTAAAAAAGTTCGAAATCAATTTATAGAAGTCACCGTTTATTATGAGTTTTTCAATCCGAAAGAAGAAAAGAAAATCACCGTTGGCTTTGAAGCTTTTTCGCCGGAAGGAGATGTAGATGGAGCACCAAAAAACGGGCAACATCCATATATGAGAGATTTCAAGGTGGAACTTAATAATTCGGTTTTGAAGTATAACGTCTCATATGTTTCCGACTCGTTGTACAATAAAAATGGGAAGATAAAGTCTTTGGATTTAACCAAATTCAATGGAAACAAAAGCGGGAATTATGTCGATTTTTTCTACGTTTATCACTTTGAAGCCAATTTCAAAAAGGGACTCAATATCATCAAACATACTTACAATTATGACGTTTCTGGTTCGATAGATTACAATTATGAATTTGAATATGTTTTGACCGCGGCCAATCGTTGGGCGAATAAACAGATTGATGATTTTACATTGATTATCGATACTGGCGAGTTCGAAACATTTTCTATTAATAAAACTTTCTTTAAAAATTCTAATGAGTGGTTGATTAACGGAATCGGAAAAACCGAAGATATCAAAGGAAATAAAAACTCTTTTATCGAAAATGATGCATTAAAATTCCACTTACAAAAAGGCAACATTATATTTCAAAAGAAGAATTTCAAAATCACTGGCGATTTGTTCTTATATGCCCAAAACTATTGGGGAAATCAGAATTTGGAATACATTCCGTTCTCTTATTATCAGGAAGATAAAATTGCGGAACCCAAAAATGATTTGGAAAGAAAAATACTCAAAAATTTACCATTTGCAAGACGTGGTTATGTTTTTCAGAATCAGGATTTGAATCAGTTTTACAAAACAATGGAGTGGTATATTCCCAATCCTGATTATAAACCTGAAACAGAAACTCTCACCGAAAGAGAGAAAAAATGGGTGAAAAGGTGGAAATGA
- a CDS encoding SH3 domain-containing protein translates to MKINLSTLLLIIIFTLQSCGEEKQKAIEKKEPQKITELKTDSEEEYITSFCNFAVIVDKDGYVNIREKESANSKIIGKIKSGEAVFIFEDLDTDWLNITFGDDEKSGYIHRSRIKYIKDLEKIASVDSHNYKAIFHLNNIDIDIETDDFDYESNKKYFSETAKEDFIIKKYKDLEMWGTDGTIPKSYYKSITVKIGNQEIEIPKKDIQDLFNPNNDYTECYYDKVNNSIYIHLSNSDGAGSYVALFKIENGVYKGRQVEIPF, encoded by the coding sequence ATGAAAATCAATCTTTCGACTTTATTATTAATTATAATTTTCACTTTGCAATCCTGCGGAGAGGAAAAACAGAAAGCAATTGAGAAAAAAGAACCTCAAAAAATAACGGAATTAAAGACCGATTCGGAAGAAGAATATATTACATCGTTTTGCAACTTTGCAGTGATTGTGGACAAAGATGGTTACGTGAACATAAGAGAGAAAGAATCTGCGAACAGTAAAATTATTGGGAAAATAAAATCTGGAGAAGCGGTTTTTATTTTTGAAGATTTGGACACAGATTGGCTGAATATTACTTTTGGTGACGATGAAAAATCTGGATATATACATCGTTCAAGAATAAAATATATCAAAGATTTAGAGAAGATAGCTTCTGTAGATTCCCACAATTACAAGGCTATTTTCCATTTGAATAATATTGACATAGATATCGAAACAGATGATTTTGATTATGAATCTAACAAGAAATATTTTTCAGAAACAGCGAAGGAAGACTTCATAATCAAAAAATATAAAGATCTTGAAATGTGGGGAACAGACGGAACAATTCCTAAAAGTTATTACAAGTCTATCACTGTGAAAATAGGAAATCAGGAAATCGAAATTCCTAAGAAAGATATTCAAGACCTTTTCAATCCCAATAATGATTACACCGAATGTTATTATGACAAAGTAAATAATTCGATATACATCCATTTGTCCAATTCCGACGGAGCGGGTTCTTATGTCGCATTATTCAAAATCGAAAACGGAGTTTATAAAGGGCGACAAGTTGAGATTCCTTTCTGA